From the genome of Thermoflexus hugenholtzii, one region includes:
- the cas1 gene encoding CRISPR-associated endonuclease Cas1, with protein MPMLYLTEQGAVLGREGDRLVVRKGEEVLLSVPAFKVEGVWVFGGVQLTTPAIGLLLAQGIEVCFFTVEGRLKGRLTPILSRNALLRLRQFERYTNEGFRREIAARIVAAKLENARRLLLRYARAYPGPGWEKPLQAMERRIAQVQEAPDLETLRGIEGSGTAAYFEAFREMVRGELRFEGRHRRPPRDPVNAMLSLGYALLTGEMIGKIAACGLDPYIGFYHEVRHGRPALALDLVEEFRHAVVDRLVLSLVNRRAFRAEDFEEREEDGAVLLRPEALRRYLTAYEAFMRRSPGEGASSWRERLDEQVRRMARAVWSGSLYTPFRMEA; from the coding sequence ATGCCGATGCTTTATCTCACCGAACAGGGTGCGGTCCTGGGACGCGAGGGGGACCGCCTGGTGGTGCGCAAGGGGGAGGAGGTTCTCCTCAGCGTCCCGGCTTTCAAAGTGGAAGGCGTATGGGTCTTCGGGGGCGTGCAGTTGACGACCCCGGCCATCGGGCTGTTGTTGGCCCAGGGGATCGAAGTGTGCTTCTTCACCGTGGAGGGGCGTCTGAAAGGGCGCCTGACGCCGATCCTCTCGCGGAACGCCCTGCTCCGGCTGCGGCAGTTTGAGCGCTATACGAACGAGGGGTTTCGGCGGGAGATCGCCGCGCGGATCGTGGCGGCCAAGCTGGAGAACGCGCGCCGCCTGCTGTTGCGCTACGCGCGCGCCTACCCCGGTCCGGGATGGGAGAAGCCCCTGCAGGCCATGGAGCGGCGGATCGCCCAGGTCCAGGAGGCGCCGGACCTGGAGACGCTGCGGGGGATCGAGGGGAGCGGCACCGCGGCCTACTTCGAGGCCTTCCGGGAGATGGTCCGGGGGGAGCTCCGTTTCGAAGGCCGTCATCGGCGCCCGCCTCGGGATCCGGTGAACGCCATGCTGTCTCTGGGATATGCGCTGCTGACCGGGGAGATGATCGGCAAGATCGCGGCCTGCGGGCTGGATCCTTACATCGGGTTCTATCACGAAGTGCGACATGGTCGCCCGGCCCTGGCCCTGGATCTGGTGGAGGAGTTCCGGCATGCGGTGGTGGATCGGCTGGTGCTGAGCCTGGTGAACCGACGGGCCTTCCGCGCTGAAGACTTTGAGGAGCGGGAGGAAGATGGAGCGGTGCTGCTACGGCCGGAAGCCCTGCGGCGATATCTGACAGCCTATGAGGCGTTTATGCGTCGCTCGCCTGGCGAGGGGGCGTCGTCCTGGCGGGAGCGGCTTGACGAGCAGGTCCGGCGGATGGCGCGGGCGGTCTGGAGCGGGTCGCTGTATACGCCCTTCCGCATGGAGGCGTGA
- the cas2 gene encoding CRISPR-associated endonuclease Cas2 — MPYCVVAYDIPDDRRRLRLSRVLWGMLDRVQKSVFEGELEEHQLDRLEERIRRVVEAREDAIRIYPLCPACRRRIRRIGPSPLRADPDVWVI, encoded by the coding sequence ATGCCGTATTGCGTGGTCGCTTATGACATTCCGGATGATCGGCGGCGGCTGCGCCTATCGCGGGTCCTGTGGGGGATGCTGGACCGGGTGCAGAAGAGCGTGTTTGAGGGGGAGCTGGAGGAGCATCAGTTGGACCGGCTGGAGGAGCGGATCCGCCGGGTGGTGGAGGCCCGCGAAGACGCCATCCGGATTTACCCGCTGTGCCCCGCGTGCCGGCGACGCATCCGGCGCATCGGCCCATCCCCCCTCCGGGCGGACCCGGACGTTTGGGTGATCTAA
- the csm5 gene encoding type III-A CRISPR-associated RAMP protein Csm5, translated as MGILERRIYRVELLSPVHIGSGQRLGPADFAVLDGRLWRFDPEHLTAALARDPRALDRYIQEGAAALRFWSEADRRPLARYVRPWSGPPPREIREHIADALGRPYLPGSSLKGAIRTALAFAALRAASPAQRQAWLDAVARRAEEARKSGSRARESADDPLMQALMGKEPHEDALRALRVFDSGPAPSDALDVGRIRVAVHEPSGALSWLQAPGKHVADPGQAFEIVAEILRPHPRAALRVEVEADAFLLGRDVLGPEERRARVREWARACNAFARHVAEGELRFGERLGLAAWAAFYRRLLTQMEAEPQAIYLNLGWGGGWRSKAAAEAMGAEAVGRLRRLFNLGKGDPFPKTRRVLFEDGKPTLPLGWIRLIPE; from the coding sequence ATGGGGATCCTGGAGCGTCGGATCTATCGCGTGGAGCTCCTCTCGCCGGTGCACATCGGCAGCGGCCAGCGGCTGGGCCCGGCGGACTTCGCCGTCCTGGACGGACGCCTGTGGCGGTTCGATCCCGAGCACCTGACGGCGGCCCTGGCCCGCGACCCCCGGGCCCTGGATCGCTACATCCAGGAGGGAGCGGCGGCCCTGCGGTTCTGGAGCGAGGCCGACCGCCGCCCCCTCGCCCGCTACGTCCGCCCCTGGTCCGGCCCGCCCCCCCGGGAGATCCGCGAGCACATCGCCGATGCCCTCGGGCGGCCGTATCTGCCGGGCTCCTCCCTCAAGGGGGCGATCCGCACCGCCCTGGCCTTCGCCGCCCTCCGGGCGGCCTCCCCGGCCCAGCGCCAGGCCTGGCTGGATGCGGTGGCGCGAAGGGCCGAGGAGGCCCGGAAATCCGGGAGCCGGGCCAGAGAGTCCGCCGACGACCCCCTGATGCAGGCGCTGATGGGGAAAGAGCCTCACGAGGACGCGCTGCGGGCCCTGCGGGTCTTCGACAGCGGGCCCGCCCCCTCCGACGCCCTGGACGTCGGGCGGATCCGGGTGGCGGTCCACGAGCCCAGCGGGGCCCTGAGCTGGCTCCAGGCGCCGGGGAAACACGTCGCGGACCCCGGGCAGGCCTTCGAGATCGTGGCGGAGATCCTCCGGCCCCATCCCCGGGCCGCCCTGCGGGTGGAGGTGGAGGCCGACGCCTTCCTGCTCGGGCGGGACGTCCTGGGGCCGGAGGAGCGGCGGGCGCGGGTTCGGGAATGGGCGCGCGCCTGCAACGCCTTCGCCCGACACGTCGCCGAGGGGGAGCTGCGCTTCGGGGAGCGCCTGGGCCTGGCGGCGTGGGCCGCCTTCTATCGCCGCCTGCTGACGCAGATGGAGGCGGAGCCCCAGGCGATCTACCTGAACCTGGGCTGGGGAGGCGGCTGGCGGAGCAAGGCGGCGGCCGAGGCCATGGGGGCGGAGGCCGTGGGCCGGCTGCGGCGCCTCTTCAACCTGGGCAAGGGGGATCCCTTCCCCAAAACCCGGCGGGTGCTCTTCGAGGACGGAAAGCCCACCCTCCCCCTGGGATGGATCCGCCTGATCCCGGAATGA
- the csm4 gene encoding type III-A CRISPR-associated RAMP protein Csm4: MREEIVYLEPRGAFHLGERGIGLEETSPLLHADTLYAALGVAWAMLFGEPALAEEWFRPEPPVLISSAFPFAGPVRFYPRPYLPVRGPALPFSLKDIAFVSEGVLRRMLAGQPPEEGVRIHEGTVWMTGEEAEALRAAFGRRELAGERFWARHRIPRVALDLATQTSSLWHFGRLVFREAGPHPEARAGLFFRVRYRDPASADRFRAAVRLLGDHGIGGDRTAGHGLFVPRFEPADPLGDPAAPAFVTLAPVYPPRDQIEALLGEAARYGWLTRSGWIGGRLAMPYRRRAVRMLAEGSLLTGDPRGLWGAMADVTPRETPEALPHPIYRYGFAFPIGVSKEALPETGA; encoded by the coding sequence ATGAGGGAGGAGATCGTCTACCTGGAGCCCCGCGGCGCCTTCCACCTCGGGGAGCGGGGGATCGGCCTGGAGGAGACCTCGCCCCTCCTCCACGCTGACACCCTCTACGCGGCCCTGGGGGTGGCCTGGGCGATGCTGTTCGGAGAACCCGCCCTCGCCGAGGAGTGGTTCCGCCCGGAGCCGCCGGTCCTGATCTCCTCCGCCTTCCCCTTCGCCGGCCCGGTCCGCTTCTACCCGCGGCCCTACCTCCCGGTGCGGGGCCCTGCCCTCCCCTTCTCGCTGAAGGACATCGCTTTCGTCTCCGAGGGCGTGCTCCGCCGGATGCTCGCAGGCCAGCCCCCGGAGGAGGGGGTCCGGATCCACGAGGGGACGGTCTGGATGACCGGGGAGGAGGCGGAGGCCCTGCGGGCGGCCTTCGGGCGGCGGGAGCTGGCGGGGGAGCGCTTCTGGGCCCGCCATCGCATCCCCCGGGTGGCCCTCGATCTCGCCACCCAGACCTCCAGCCTCTGGCATTTCGGGCGCCTGGTCTTCCGGGAGGCGGGGCCCCACCCCGAGGCCCGGGCCGGGCTGTTCTTCCGGGTCCGCTACCGGGATCCCGCCTCGGCGGATCGCTTCCGGGCGGCGGTCCGGCTGTTGGGCGACCACGGCATCGGCGGCGACCGCACCGCCGGCCACGGGCTGTTTGTGCCCCGCTTCGAGCCTGCCGATCCCCTCGGCGATCCGGCGGCCCCTGCCTTCGTCACCCTCGCCCCCGTCTACCCGCCTCGGGATCAAATCGAGGCCCTCCTCGGCGAGGCCGCCCGATACGGGTGGCTGACCCGCAGCGGATGGATCGGCGGGCGGCTGGCCATGCCCTACCGCCGGCGCGCCGTCCGGATGCTGGCCGAGGGCTCCCTGCTCACCGGGGACCCCCGGGGCCTGTGGGGGGCGATGGCCGACGTCACGCCCCGGGAGACGCCGGAGGCCCTCCCGCACCCGATCTACCGCTACGGCTTCGCCTTCCCGATCGGCGTCTCGAAGGAGGCCCTTCCCGAGACAGGAGCGTAG
- the cas10 gene encoding type III-A CRISPR-associated protein Cas10/Csm1: protein MNTDRAFQALIGLLHDIGKFRQRARWGQERRPHEEQGADWVAQRLAPRLKFLSPEDRQRLASAIRDHHGSPYDRDARALIAADRLASGERAPREEEEPGDPAREPLRALLPALRLPERTPHPAASGWGFGTAPLPGGTAEVEAWKAIFPQPIASIAPDYPGLWEGFEAALEALHPAIWETPEEALTALMALLRRFTWCVPAAAYRDEPDVSLYDHLRMTAALTVCLAELPEETLRRLEEKTRTGEFPEEPVALLIGGDLSGIQRFLYAISSEGAAKSLRGRSAYLALLADAAVEFLLRELDLPPTQVVYRSGGHFYLLAPLSARDRLPQLADRLDEILIQAHGGDLAIALDAVPLKARDFHLKEGGLPERWADLSARLGAQKSRRFRRSMARHYEILFGPFGGGGLRPRCEVCHAEEETGGPLARPVETRPDEGVAKCALCRSFEELGDDIARRSDFLILRPAQGALRGRLTWRTVLGALGVEFRFCDRRGLRDSFRPGDRVIRLHDGDLSPVEGVPVHDFRYLPAFTPMDRDGTIVELGEMAKSAEGTPAWACLRMDVDHLGRLFRYGLGARYSLSRVATLSHLIALFFEGYLRVLCRQVDPEARHLYLIYSGGDDLLTVGSWDRALELAFRAREDFRRFAADNPSVTLSGGISMHPEKFPLYQAAAEAGDHLEAAKGLRRADGRDKDAFGFFGLPMAWEDAEWVRGWARELGRLIQPEDRDGPRLARGFLHRLMSIAGLLEEEVRLAGSERLGPEDLRRMVGLHRARWRLVYVLARQPKEVQPILQRLQEELLAEGGRRLRWLSPLARWVEWMTRGGSPD, encoded by the coding sequence ATGAACACCGATCGCGCGTTTCAGGCCCTGATCGGACTCCTCCATGACATCGGGAAATTCCGTCAGCGCGCCCGCTGGGGCCAGGAACGACGGCCCCACGAGGAGCAGGGGGCCGATTGGGTCGCCCAGCGGCTGGCCCCCCGCCTGAAATTCCTCTCCCCTGAAGACCGGCAGCGCCTGGCGTCAGCGATCCGGGATCACCACGGCTCCCCCTACGATCGGGACGCCCGGGCGCTGATCGCCGCCGACCGCCTGGCCTCGGGGGAACGAGCCCCCCGGGAGGAGGAAGAGCCCGGAGATCCCGCCCGGGAGCCGTTGCGGGCCCTCCTGCCGGCCCTGCGGCTCCCCGAGCGAACGCCCCATCCGGCGGCGTCCGGCTGGGGCTTCGGGACAGCCCCGCTTCCGGGCGGGACCGCCGAGGTGGAGGCCTGGAAGGCGATCTTCCCGCAGCCCATCGCCTCCATCGCCCCGGACTACCCCGGCCTCTGGGAGGGCTTCGAGGCGGCCCTGGAGGCCCTGCACCCCGCCATCTGGGAGACGCCCGAGGAGGCCCTGACCGCCCTGATGGCGCTGCTGCGCCGGTTCACCTGGTGCGTCCCCGCGGCCGCCTACCGCGACGAGCCCGACGTCAGCCTCTACGATCATCTGCGGATGACCGCCGCCCTCACGGTGTGCCTCGCCGAGCTCCCGGAAGAAACCCTCCGACGCCTGGAGGAAAAGACCCGAACGGGGGAGTTCCCGGAGGAGCCGGTCGCCCTGCTCATCGGCGGCGATCTCTCCGGCATCCAGCGCTTCCTGTATGCCATCAGCTCGGAGGGAGCGGCCAAGAGCCTGCGCGGCCGATCGGCCTACCTCGCCCTCCTGGCCGACGCCGCCGTGGAGTTCCTGTTGCGGGAGCTGGACCTTCCCCCCACGCAGGTGGTTTACCGCTCGGGGGGCCATTTCTACCTGCTGGCCCCCCTCTCCGCCCGGGACCGCCTTCCCCAGCTGGCCGATCGCCTCGATGAGATCCTGATCCAGGCCCACGGCGGGGATCTGGCCATCGCCCTGGACGCCGTCCCGCTGAAGGCCAGGGATTTCCACCTGAAGGAAGGCGGCCTCCCCGAGCGCTGGGCGGACCTCTCCGCCCGCCTGGGGGCGCAGAAGAGCCGCCGGTTCCGCCGATCCATGGCGCGCCATTATGAGATCCTGTTCGGCCCCTTCGGCGGCGGCGGCCTCCGGCCCCGCTGCGAGGTCTGCCACGCGGAAGAAGAGACCGGCGGCCCCCTCGCGCGCCCGGTGGAAACCCGCCCCGACGAGGGCGTGGCCAAATGCGCCCTCTGCCGCAGCTTCGAGGAGCTGGGCGACGACATCGCCCGCCGCAGCGATTTCCTCATCCTCCGCCCGGCCCAGGGCGCCCTCCGCGGACGCCTCACCTGGCGGACGGTCCTTGGCGCTCTGGGGGTGGAATTCCGCTTTTGCGACCGGCGGGGCTTGCGGGATTCCTTCCGACCGGGGGATCGGGTGATCCGCCTCCACGACGGGGACCTCTCCCCCGTCGAGGGCGTCCCGGTCCACGACTTCCGCTACCTGCCCGCCTTCACGCCGATGGATCGGGATGGCACCATCGTGGAGCTCGGGGAGATGGCGAAGTCCGCAGAGGGGACGCCGGCCTGGGCGTGCCTGCGGATGGACGTGGACCACCTGGGGCGGCTGTTCCGCTACGGGCTGGGGGCGCGTTACTCCCTCTCCCGGGTGGCCACCCTGAGCCACCTCATCGCCCTGTTCTTCGAGGGCTACCTGCGGGTCCTCTGCCGGCAGGTCGATCCCGAAGCCCGGCATCTCTATCTCATCTACTCCGGCGGCGACGATCTCCTAACGGTGGGGTCGTGGGATCGGGCGCTGGAGCTGGCCTTCCGGGCGCGGGAGGACTTCCGGCGGTTCGCGGCCGACAACCCAAGCGTGACCCTGAGCGGCGGCATCTCCATGCATCCTGAGAAGTTCCCCCTGTATCAGGCGGCGGCGGAGGCCGGCGACCACCTGGAGGCGGCCAAGGGCCTGCGGCGGGCGGACGGCCGCGACAAGGACGCCTTCGGGTTCTTCGGGCTCCCGATGGCCTGGGAGGACGCGGAGTGGGTTCGGGGATGGGCCCGAGAGCTGGGCCGGCTGATCCAGCCAGAGGATCGCGACGGGCCGCGGCTGGCCCGGGGCTTCCTGCACCGCCTGATGAGCATCGCCGGCCTGCTGGAAGAGGAGGTCCGGCTGGCGGGCTCCGAGCGCCTGGGCCCGGAGGACCTGCGGCGGATGGTGGGGCTCCACCGGGCCCGCTGGCGCCTGGTGTATGTCCTGGCCCGCCAGCCGAAGGAGGTCCAGCCGATCCTGCAACGGCTCCAGGAGGAGCTGCTGGCCGAGGGGGGACGCCGCCTGCGCTGGCTGAGCCCCCTGGCCCGATGGGTGGAATGGATGACCCGCGGAGGATCCCCCGATTAA
- the csm3 gene encoding type III-A CRISPR-associated RAMP protein Csm3 yields MSGNSVQLQGKIVITGALQALTGLRIGGAGAGMEIGGLDNVVIRDPVTGRPYVPGSSLKGKMRSLLTRALGKPLKTLVEPRGNIPAIRIHWCETEAEYRSGGRPCPLCRAFGVAGQRALEPVRLIVRDARLLEELEILDENGQPARKRWSEVNTDLPYTEVKWEAAIDVLTAAANPRQMERVPAGARFEVEMLFSVYDADDREAFRTVLLGMRLLEDDYLGGSGSRGYGRVAFRDLQVRWKPVAHYLDPQGHPAVPLTEGRTVEEVIARFDELAARIPAFEGKQG; encoded by the coding sequence ATGAGCGGGAACAGCGTCCAGCTGCAGGGGAAGATCGTGATCACCGGGGCCCTGCAGGCCCTGACCGGCCTGCGGATCGGCGGGGCGGGGGCCGGGATGGAGATCGGCGGCCTGGACAACGTGGTGATCCGCGACCCGGTGACCGGCCGGCCCTACGTCCCCGGCTCCTCCCTCAAGGGCAAGATGCGCTCTCTCCTGACCCGCGCCCTGGGCAAGCCCCTCAAGACCCTGGTGGAGCCCCGCGGGAACATCCCGGCCATCCGTATCCACTGGTGCGAGACCGAGGCGGAATACCGAAGCGGGGGCCGGCCGTGCCCCCTCTGCCGCGCCTTCGGCGTCGCCGGCCAGCGGGCCCTGGAGCCCGTCCGCCTCATCGTCCGCGACGCCCGCCTGCTGGAGGAGCTGGAGATCCTCGACGAGAACGGCCAGCCCGCCCGCAAGCGCTGGAGCGAGGTGAACACCGACCTCCCCTACACCGAGGTGAAATGGGAGGCCGCCATCGACGTGCTCACCGCCGCCGCCAACCCCCGACAGATGGAGCGGGTCCCCGCCGGCGCCCGCTTCGAGGTCGAGATGCTCTTCTCGGTCTACGACGCCGACGACCGCGAGGCCTTCCGCACGGTGCTGCTGGGGATGCGCCTGCTGGAGGACGACTACCTGGGCGGCAGCGGGAGCCGGGGCTACGGCCGCGTGGCCTTCCGGGACCTTCAGGTGCGGTGGAAGCCGGTGGCCCATTACCTGGACCCCCAGGGACATCCCGCCGTCCCGCTGACCGAGGGGCGCACGGTGGAGGAGGTGATCGCCCGCTTCGATGAGCTGGCCGCCCGGATCCCGGCCTTTGAGGGGAAGCAGGGATGA
- a CDS encoding nucleoside-triphosphatase: protein MGAILLITGRPGAGKTTLIRALARALGEQAGGFYTEEIRGPQGRLGFRLVTLDGRAAVFAHVDWAGRAPHRVGRYGVDLEALDRLGVPALRAAVAEKAVALVDEIGKMELLSAAFRQALEEAAAGPRPLIATITASPHPWADAFKRRPGVECWELTPANRERLREGALAWLRAHGLYVVE, encoded by the coding sequence ATGGGCGCCATCCTGCTGATCACCGGACGGCCCGGCGCGGGCAAGACCACCCTGATCCGAGCCCTTGCCCGCGCCTTAGGGGAACAGGCCGGAGGGTTCTACACGGAGGAGATCCGCGGCCCTCAGGGCCGCCTCGGGTTCCGGTTGGTCACCCTCGACGGCCGCGCCGCGGTTTTCGCCCACGTGGACTGGGCGGGGCGCGCCCCGCATCGGGTGGGACGCTACGGGGTGGACCTGGAGGCCCTGGATCGCCTGGGGGTGCCGGCCCTGCGCGCCGCCGTGGCGGAGAAGGCCGTGGCCCTGGTGGATGAGATCGGGAAGATGGAGCTGCTCAGCGCCGCCTTCCGCCAGGCCCTGGAGGAGGCGGCCGCCGGCCCCCGCCCCCTGATCGCCACCATCACCGCCAGCCCCCACCCCTGGGCCGACGCCTTCAAACGCCGTCCGGGCGTCGAATGCTGGGAGCTGACGCCGGCCAACCGGGAGCGCCTGCGGGAAGGGGCGCTGGCGTGGCTGCGGGCCCACGGCCTATATGTCGTCGAATGA
- a CDS encoding alanine--glyoxylate aminotransferase family protein, whose product MRTYAIPLVPGPTTVPAEIRAAYQEDYGSADLEPEYYELYAETQEQLRAILGTRNAVVIMTGEAMVVLWGALKSVLRPGDRVVAVATGVFGYGIADMARRIGAEVEVVGFAHDEAADPARVEEAIRRVRPKMVTMVHCETPSGILNPVAEVGALVDRYDVPLFYVDAVSSAAGVPLRVDEWRIDLCLVGTQKCLSALPDLGIVTVSERAWEIVREVDYAGYDALGPFRTALEDRWFPYTPSWHALAALNVACRRVLGEGLENVFRRHEEVAAYCRERLKAMGLRLFPRREEWSSPTVTAVYVPEDLPWPELDRRLRARGMGVGGSLGPLAGKVFRIGHMGAQADPELVRRGMDVLEEALAEARS is encoded by the coding sequence ATGCGCACCTATGCCATCCCGCTGGTCCCGGGGCCGACGACGGTCCCGGCGGAGATCCGGGCGGCCTATCAGGAGGACTACGGCTCGGCGGACCTGGAGCCGGAATATTACGAGCTCTATGCGGAGACCCAGGAGCAGTTGCGGGCCATCCTGGGGACCCGCAACGCGGTGGTGATCATGACCGGGGAGGCCATGGTGGTCCTCTGGGGGGCGCTCAAGAGCGTCCTGCGCCCGGGGGATCGGGTGGTGGCGGTGGCCACCGGGGTCTTCGGCTACGGCATCGCTGACATGGCCCGCCGCATCGGCGCCGAGGTGGAGGTGGTCGGGTTCGCCCATGACGAGGCCGCCGACCCGGCGCGGGTGGAGGAGGCCATCCGGCGGGTCCGCCCCAAGATGGTCACCATGGTCCACTGCGAGACGCCCTCCGGGATCCTCAACCCGGTGGCCGAGGTGGGGGCGCTGGTGGATCGCTACGACGTGCCGCTCTTCTACGTCGACGCCGTCTCCAGCGCCGCGGGGGTCCCCCTGCGGGTGGACGAGTGGCGCATCGATCTGTGTCTGGTGGGCACCCAGAAGTGCCTCTCGGCGCTGCCGGACCTGGGGATCGTGACGGTGAGCGAGCGGGCCTGGGAGATCGTGCGGGAGGTGGACTATGCGGGCTACGATGCCCTGGGCCCCTTCCGCACCGCCCTGGAGGACCGCTGGTTCCCTTACACGCCGTCCTGGCATGCGCTGGCAGCCCTGAACGTGGCGTGTCGGCGGGTGCTGGGGGAGGGGCTGGAGAACGTCTTCCGTCGCCACGAAGAGGTGGCGGCCTACTGCCGGGAGCGGTTGAAGGCCATGGGGCTTCGCCTCTTCCCCCGACGGGAGGAATGGTCTTCGCCCACCGTCACCGCGGTCTACGTCCCGGAGGATCTGCCCTGGCCGGAGCTGGATCGCCGCCTGCGGGCGCGGGGGATGGGGGTGGGCGGGAGCCTGGGGCCGCTGGCCGGGAAGGTGTTCCGCATCGGCCACATGGGCGCCCAGGCGGATCCGGAGCTCGTGCGGCGGGGGATGGACGTGCTGGAGGAGGCCCTCGCCGAAGCCCGATCGTAG
- the csm2 gene encoding type III-A CRISPR-associated protein Csm2: protein MSNRSPSPPGARGGPAPAAPTNEKERIRRIILEGDYQTLVEEAERIGQELVTQRLTTSQIRNVFGEVKRLQMRFDANRLRMLKPKLAYMGARAGKGGERLQNVLSAAVDAVFSGNPAGSEVEQRFRRMVDFFEAILAYHKAYGGRDR, encoded by the coding sequence ATGAGCAACCGGAGTCCTTCTCCTCCGGGCGCCCGGGGCGGCCCGGCCCCCGCGGCGCCGACGAACGAAAAGGAGCGCATCCGCCGCATCATCCTCGAAGGGGACTACCAGACCCTTGTGGAGGAGGCGGAGCGGATCGGTCAGGAGCTGGTGACGCAGCGGCTGACCACCTCCCAGATCCGCAACGTCTTCGGCGAGGTGAAGCGGCTGCAGATGCGCTTCGACGCCAACCGCCTGCGCATGCTCAAGCCCAAGCTGGCCTATATGGGCGCCCGGGCCGGCAAGGGCGGCGAGCGCCTCCAGAACGTCCTGAGCGCGGCCGTGGACGCCGTCTTCAGCGGCAACCCCGCAGGCTCCGAGGTGGAGCAACGGTTCCGGCGCATGGTCGACTTCTTCGAGGCCATCCTGGCCTACCACAAAGCTTACGGCGGGAGGGATCGGTGA